From the genome of Ziziphus jujuba cultivar Dongzao chromosome 4, ASM3175591v1:
agaggtatccacagccttataaagaccgcttcgtgtccctctccaaccgatgtgggatgttacatggAGCCACTAGAATTTTAGCAACAAGCTGACTTTTCCTCCTTAGGATGCACATATTATCATGAAAGTGAATATCCAATCCCTTTTTCAAAAGTTGTCCAGTGCTTAGCAAATTCCATTGTAATCGAGGAACATAGTAAACTTCTGACATTTTCTACAAAGCTCcagatttagttttaaaataatttctccCATACCTTGTATTTTATAGGATTTTGCATATCTAAGTGTCACTTAACCCTGTGCAAATTCCTCTAATGATGAAAATAGATGCTTATTGCCAATCATATGCTTACTTGCTCCACCATCTAAATACTAAACATTATTTATATCATCATAGCAAGTAGGAAGCAAAGTTTCAGAATTACCTTCCTTATTCTAGTGAATGAACCCAGCATTCTTTTTTTGATTAGCTGGATTATTCCAACAATCACGTGCTTTATGTTCAGGCTTGTGACAATAATAGCATTCAAAATACCCATGTCCATGTAAATTAAAGCCTCTTCCTATTCCTCCTTTGAATATGCCGCCTTTTCCCCTTTGTGGTGTGTTTTCTggctaatttatattttctaataaaGAATCTTCTTTGCTTGGACTCCCTCTCCCTTTTCTATGAAATTTAGAACCACTTCCTCTATTATTGTCTCCTCTGCCATGTCCTCAAAAATTAACTTGTGAGAAATTTTGCACTcttatatttgtaatttgtgaTTTAAGAGCTTGATCAACAGAAGTCTGATTGAATGAAGCAAGAGTTCTTTTATTTACTCAAAATTCATGAGACTTTAAAATTCCAAACAACTCCTCTATTGAAACAATAGATAACTCTTAGGATTCTTCTACTGCAACAGCAACAAAACCAAATTTTTCTGGAAGACTTCGAAGAAACTTTTCAACAACCTTTTGATCTACTAAAATTTCTCCATTAGAAGCCATTTGATTTACAATAGAAGTAATCTAATCGAAATAATCTAAAATGCTTTCACTTTCCTTCAGTTCTAGTTTTTCAAATTCTGCTCTCAAAGTTTGCTGACGTACTCTTTTCACACTTTCTTCTCCTTTATATAGTGATTGGATCATCTACCAGGGTTGCTTGGAAGTTTTTGCTTTTGCAATCCTTTCAAATACTGATCTTTCAATGGTTTGATAAATCTAAAAGAGAGCCTTAatgtctttctctcttttttctttcaacaaaatgCTTTCTGCTGTAGTTAGACTCTCTTTATCTTTTGGCTCTTCATATCCATCTTCAACAATATTCCCTAACTTAAATGATTTTAGTAGTACCTTGATCTGATGGCTCCAATAATCATAATCTTCTCCATTGAAGTGGGGAATAAGAGAAGccaaattgtttatattttccATGAGCTTTGATATCAattcctgttttttttttttttttttttttaaattttttaaattttttaattttatgcagTGCATTACACATTTTTAAGAAGGGTAGCAAAAGCAGAGAAAATATATAAGAccttttgtttctattttccACACCCTTGACTCAAAAGACAAAAACAGAGATATATAAGCATTCACCTTTTTCATAGCTCATgaaccatatttaaaatattcttacATTTCCCATACATGTTTATTATATCTTGTGGAGAaggcaaatattaaattttgtttattattccAACAGGTAAGGCTTACACAACCTTCAAGGTTTAGAACTTCAAGAGATTTCAGAAGACCCATGCCTTTTGGAAGATTTTGTAGACAAATGCAACCTTTCAAGTTCAAGATGGTAAGCCTTTCAAAAAGTGTGATGGATGGGTGAATCTCCACTAGATTTACACAACCTTCAAGAATCAACTGCTCTAGATTTGGAACCACCCTAAAGTCTTCAAACTTTCTTATATTTGTTGAATGACTTATGTCAATGGTTTTCAAATTGTTTAGAGGCTGTTTTATtgacaagagaaaaaaaatttagttactTCGtctagcaaaatatatattttccaagatAGATTAGCAAAGAACAAAGAATTATAATGGTACGTACCTTGATAGGGTTGTTCAGAAGACTTTTGCTCAACCACAACTTCAATTGGACAAGTCCACCTCGTTGGAAATTTGATGGCAAATATTCAGCAGGAAATTTATGCCACTCAAGGAATCGTAACCCTTTAGAAAGATGTTCAATATTCAATGTGTGACCATCTCTCATTTCCAAGGCAAGATTACGAATAATGAGCAATCTTAACTTCTTCATGTTTGAGAAGGCTTCAAAATCGCAAACCAATTTTTTTGGTTCTACAGGACAGCATACTATGGCTTCCACTTTTGTTCCTTAATAGTTAAGATTAAAACATACAAGTGAAAAGGCGCATAAAAACTGTATATgggtatatatttaatttataaaaacacAACATGAAAAAGTTTCAAATGCATTTAGTTACTTCCTTGTAATTATAAGCTTCAAAGTCATCTAAATATATTgctatttgccaaaaaaaaaaaaaaattgttaaaacgaATAAGGagataaaaatttgatatcCTCAAAATTACAACATACTGAATTTATGAAATCGAAATATTATGAAATGCAAATGCCAAAAATCatgatttttattatatgaGAAAATTTCTTACCGTGTTATGCtctaaaacatgagataaatcATCATAATCCCATATTCTACTGCATCTTCCAAGGTCATTGCGGGATTTTTCCCGAACAATTTCCTTTCCCATCTCTTGTAACAAGTCGTGCATCCAAACTCGATCAACAATGTCAACATGTAGGAGAGATTTATCAATAAGAACTCCTATCCCGATTTCTGGATAGAAACCACAATCACCCATAATTTgtattacataatttttattaaatcctTTGAAGAAGCATGCAATATCTAGGAAAATATTTTTCACTGTTTCCTCAAGTCCATCAAAACTGATTTGAAGTACTTTCATAATCTCCTTGTTTGGATACTCCTTCAGCCTATCCAAAGCACTTTCCCATTGATTTACattttttccacataaaaaggAACCGAGTACTTCTAAAGCTAATGGAAGACCGCCAGCATAAGCTATCACTTGTTCGCACAACTTCTCATATTCCTTTGAAGGATGAGTACTTTTGAATGCTCTATGAGAAAAAAGTCGAAGACCTTCAGTATAATTCAATTTCTCAACTCTATATATGCTAcattctatatatgtatttaaaagcAAACTTTCATCTCTAGTAGTTACAATTATGCTACTTCCACAGCCaaaccatttattttttccagCTAATGCTTTTAGCTGGTCTAAGTTGTCAACATCATCAAGGACAAGAAGTATTTTTTTATGGCGTAACTTACTTCTTATCATGTCCATTCCTTTGTGAATATCCGTTACTTTTATAGGGAAATCATTTAGAATGTCCGAAAGAAGAAGATTCTGCAAATACGCAAGACCATTTTCATTCTTTTCACACACTTCTCTAACATTTCTAAGGAAGCTGCAACCTTCGAATTGGGAAGACATCCAATCATAATAAGCTTGAGCAAGAGTCGTCTTCCCTATTCCGCCCAACCCACAAATTCCAATAAAGTGAACATTATCCAATGATCGAGCACAAACACAAACATTTAGTTTCTCTAGTCGTGAATCCATACCAAATAGGTCCTCTGAAATGTTTGACAGTGCAGCACCAAGTTTATTCGATACCTCTATGATAAAGTCTTGTATAAATTTTGCTTCATTCCTTAAAAATTCAGACGTGGAAACTATGTAAGTGAAAGTATAGcattaattagttttataaatgtaatttttctacttaaataaatttgcatatatttgcacaaaaatttgtatattgttaatTATCCCTCGTATTATAATGGAAGACATGCACGGTAACACGGAAAATGCTATCAGCCGGTTATCACTTCACCATAAAAACTTTTGATTATGTATTAAGGTAATTAACACTGTAACACTTAGTCATCTTCTTAAAGACTTAAAACCGATTTATATGTTTATccatgtataaaaaataaaaattccatttacaACAATAGATAAGGCGGAATTATCAATTAGTCAAACCATGTATTTGAAGTTTAGTTGGATTAATcgactatatatatgtgtaaatattttttaggaattaatattcttataaaagaaaattataaatataaaaagatatatgtttaaatttgttttttttttttcaatgttaatatacatatatatgtgtgtgtgtgtgcgtgtgtaacAATTTCTGTTAATGCATCCCTCCCACTTttcatagatataaatatatatatatatatatatatatatatatatatatatatatgtatatgtatctgTTTTCTTGTTTCGAAACTCAATCATAGATGAGAAAGGAAAAAGGGGAAGACatagataaaaagaaaaggacaagTATATATTGCCTACCCATCATGTAAAGCCCATCCAGCAAGACCGGCAACTTGTGATAAAGCATTCCTCCATCTCTGCACCTTTTGAGTAAAATCTTGTTCATATCTGTGGAATGGTTCTTCAAAACTTCCAACCTGGTTCTGGACATGAGATGGATCCACATGGTAGAAAATTGGCAGAACAATCTGTTCATAGGCGTCCCTGCATTCAAGAATCTTGAcaagttcatccaaacaccatcTCGAAGAAGCATAGTTTTCCGAAAGAACGATGACCGAACAGCGTGACTTTTCAATGGCTTTCAACAATTCTGGGGAGATGGATTTGCCTCTCTCAAGTTTATCATCGTCTAAGAAGGTGTAGATTCCTTTCTGACAAAGAGCTT
Proteins encoded in this window:
- the LOC112489334 gene encoding disease resistance protein RUN1-like, with the protein product MKKLRLLIIRNLALEMRDGHTLNIEHLSKGLRFLEWHKFPAEYLPSNFQRGGLVQLKLWLSKSLLNNPIKPLNNLKTIDISHSTNIRKFEDFRVVPNLEQLILEGCVNLVEIHPSITLFERLTILNLKGCICLQNLPKGMGLLKSLEVLNLEGCVSLTCWNNKQNLIFAFSTRYNKHVWEM
- the LOC107426009 gene encoding disease resistance protein RPV1-like, which gives rise to MKRSYSVFSASTSCSYSPRTEYDVFLSFRGEDTRNNFTSHLYQALCQKGIYTFLDDDKLERGKSISPELLKAIEKSRCSVIVLSENYASSRWCLDELVKILECRDAYEQIVLPIFYHVDPSHVQNQVGSFEEPFHRYEQDFTQKVQRWRNALSQVAGLAGWALHDGNEAKFIQDFIIEVSNKLGAALSNISEDLFGMDSRLEKLNVCVCARSLDNVHFIGICGLGGIGKTTLAQAYYDWMSSQFEGCSFLRNVREVCEKNENGLAYLQNLLLSDILNDFPIKVTDIHKGMDMIRSKLRHKKILLVLDDVDNLDQLKALAGKNKWFGCGSSIIVTTRDESLLLNTYIECSIYRVEKLNYTEGLRLFSHRAFKSTHPSKEYEKLCEQVIAYAGGLPLALEVLGSFLCGKNVNQWESALDRLKEYPNKEIMKVLQISFDGLEETVKNIFLDIACFFKGFNKNYVIQIMGDCGFYPEIGIGVLIDKSLLHVDIVDRVWMHDLLQEMGKEIVREKSRNDLGRCSRIWDYDDLSHVLEHNTVRNFLI